From a region of the Cucumis sativus cultivar 9930 chromosome 6, Cucumber_9930_V3, whole genome shotgun sequence genome:
- the LOC101221958 gene encoding probable pectinesterase/pectinesterase inhibitor 21: MSNGFANAEGDKKKKKIAIISVSSLILVAMVVAVTVGVNNAPHGEEHGDDNHGSETTPEITSSTKAIQAICQPTDYKETCEKSLEAEAGNTTDPKELVKVGFKIATRSLNEAIKNSTTLKELAKDPRTNQALQNCRELLEYAIDDLNQSFERIGTFQMSKLDDFVADLKIWLSGALTYEQTCLDGFENTTGDAGVRMQEFLKSAQQMTTNGLGIVNELSTILGSLQLPGMSGRRLLEDDDREMPSWVSDGKRRLMQAGAAAMKPDLVVAQDGSGKYKTINAALADVPLKSNKTFVIHVKAGIYKEIVVIPKHMTHLTMYGDGPTKTVVTGSLNFIDGIQTFKTATFSAIGANFYARDMGFENTAGAAKHQAVALRVQSDRSIFFNCQIDGYQDTLYAHAHRQFYRDCTISGTIDFVFGNAATNFQNCKLVVRKPLDNQQCIVTAHGRLNRKEPTALIFQSCHFMGDPAYLPFKAINKAYLGRPWKEYSRTIIIGSTIDDIIQPEGWLPWMGDFGLNTLFYAEVQNKGAGADESKRVKWRGIKHITPQHAADFTPRRFIDGDAWIPAKGIPYSSGMM; the protein is encoded by the exons ATGTCAAACGGATTTGCCAATGCCGAAGgtgataaaaagaagaagaagatagccATCATTAGTGTGTCTTCTTTAATCCTGGTAGCAATGGTTGTTGCCGTTACCGTTGGCGTCAACAATGCACCCCATGGAGAGGAGCACGGTGATGACAATCATGGCAGCGAAACCACTCCTGAAATCACATCATCCACCAAAGCTATCCAAGCCATTTGTCAACCAACGGATTACAAAGAAACCTGTGAGAAGAGTCTAGAGGCAGAAGCCGGTAACACAACAGACCCAAAAGAGCTAGTGAAAGTGGGCTTTAAAATCGCAACAAGGAGTCTGAACGAGGCTATTAAGAATTCAACCACACTTAAAGAATTAGCCAAAGACCCCAGAACCAACCAAGCCCTTCAAAATTGTCGTGAGCTACTAGAATATGCCATTGATGATTTGAACCAGTCGTTCGAAAGAATCGGCACCTTCCAAATGTCCAAACTCGATGATTTCGTCGCGGATTTAAAGATTTGGCTCAGTGGTGCACTCACGTACGAACAAACTTGCTTGGatggttttgaaaatactACAGGTGATGCTGGTGTCAGAATGCAAGAGTTTCTGAAGTCAGCTCAGCAAATGACAACCAATGGCCTTGGCATTGTTAATGAATTGTCTACCATTCTGGGTTCACTTCAGCTTCCTGGAATGAGTGGACGACGACTTTTGGAAGATGATGATCGTGAAATGCCATCATGGGTTAGCGACGGAAAGAGACGATTGATGCAGGCGGGAGCCGCTGCGATGAAACCTGATTTGGTTGTAGCTCAAGATGGGAGTGGGAAATACAAAACCATAAATGCAGCTTTAGCTGATGTGCCTTTGAAGAGTAATAAAACGTTTGTGATTCATGTGAAGGCTGGAATTTACAAAGAAATTGTTGTCATCCCCAAACATATGACTCATCTTACAATGTACGGTGATGGTCCAACCAAAACTGTCGTCACTGGTAGCTTAAACTTCATCGATGGCATTCAAACATTCAAGACTGCTACCTTCT CTGCAATTGGAGCTAACTTCTACGCTAGAGATATGGGATTCGAGAACACAGCTGGAGCAGCAAAGCACCAGGCCGTGGCCCTACGAGTCCAATCCGATAGATCAATCTTCTTCAACTGCCAAATCGACGGATACCAAGACACACTCTACGCACACGCTCATCGTCAGTTCTATAGAGATTGCACAATCAGTGGCACCATCGACTTCGTCTTCGGAAACGCTGCTACAAATTTCCAGAACTGCAAGCTAGTGGTGCGAAAGCCATTGGATAACCAACAATGCATCGTAACTGCTCACGGGCGTTTGAACAGAAAGGAACCAACGGCATTGATCTTCCAGAGCTGCCATTTCATGGGTGATCCAGCTTACTTGCCATTCAAGGCCATCAACAAGGCTTATTTGGGACGTCCATGGAAGGAATATTCAAGAACCATTATAATCGGATCAACAATAGACGATATAATTCAGCCAGAAGGATGGTTGCCATGGATGGGAGATTTTGGATTGAACACATTGTTCTACGCGGAGGTACAAAACAAAGGAGCAGGGGCTGATGAAAGTAAGAGAGTGAAGTGGAGAGGAATTAAACATATTACGCCACAACATGCTGCGGACTTCACTCCAAGACGATTTATTGATGGCGATGCATGGATTCCTGCCAAGGGAATTCCTTACTCTTCTGGGATGATGTAA
- the LOC101220547 gene encoding protein DETOXIFICATION 55 isoform X3, whose translation MLAEEKSQKYPTMPEVLDELKQMADIGFPVLAMGLVGYLKNMISVICMGRLGTLHLAAGSLAIGFTNITGYSVLSGLAMGMEPLCSQAFGSHNSSIAFLTLQRTVLILLFATIPIGFLWLNLEPLMLVLNQNQEITRIAAVYCRFAVPDLILNSLLHPLRIYLRNKGTTWLVMWCNLLAILLHVPIAIFFTFPLDLGIRGIAISNFLANFNTLFFLLLYLIFTTRSRIFSSSSKEANLLMPLKSSTVVSTVTVGEEWGMLIKLAIPSCLGVCLEWWWYEFMTILTGYLYNPRIALATSGIVIQTTSLMYTLPMALSAAVSTRVGHELGAGRPRKARLAAVVAIGLALVGSLMGLSLTTVGRRAWGRVFTKDEEILELTMAVLPIIGLCELANCPQTTSCGILRGSARPVIGAGINFCSFYMVGAPVAVLSAFVWKFGFQGLCYGLLAAQMACVVSILIVVFNTDWEMESIKAEDLVGKNTNNNFAHAIHTAIREEGPEFLKESPVQKQDT comes from the exons ATGCTTGCAGAAGAGAAGTCCCAAAAGTACCCGACAATGCCAGAG GTCCTTGACGAGCTGAAGCAAATGGCTGACATTGGCTTCCCTGTTTTGGCAATGGGTTTAGTGGGATATCTCAAAAATATGATCTCTGTTATTTGCATGGGTAGACTTGGAACTCTCCATCTTGCTGCTGGTTCTTTGGCTATTGGTTTCACTAATATCACTGGCTATTCAGTTCTCTCGGGCTTGGCTATGGGCATGGAGCCACTCTGTAGTCAGGCTTTTGGTTCTCATAATTCTTCCATTGCGTTTCTCACTTTGCAAAGAACGGTTCTTATTTTGCTTTTTGCAACTATTCCCATCGGATTTCTTTGGCTAAATTTGGAGCCTCTCATGTTGGTTTTAAATCAGAACCAAGAAATCACTAGAATTGCAGCTGTTTATTGCCGTTTTGCAGTCCCTGATTTGATATTGAATAGCCTTCTACACCCTTTGCGTATTTACCTTAGAAACAAAGGCACCACGTGGCTTGTTATGTGGTGCAATTTGCTGGCTATTCTCCTACATGTTCCTATTGccattttctttacttttcctCTTGATCTCGGAATCAGAGGGATTGCTATCTCCAATTTTTTAGCTAACTTCAATacccttttcttccttttactCTATTTGATATTCACTACTCGTAGTAGAATCTTTTCCTCCTCTTCCAAGGAGGCTAATCTGCTTATGCCGCTGAAAAGCAGCACAGTTGTTAGCACCGTCACAGTCGGGGAAGAATGGGGAATGCTGATCAAGTTGGCTATTCCTAGCTGCCTTGGTGTTTGCTTGGAATGGTGGTGGTATGAGTTCATGACCATTCTCACTGGCTACCTCTATAACCCGCGGATTGCACTCGCGACTTCAGGCATTGTAATCCAAACAACTTCGCTAATGTACACATTACCAATGGCTCTCAGTGCTGCCGTCTCGACCAGAGTCGGTCACGAGCTCGGTGCTGGCCGGCCTAGAAAGGCGCGACTGGCGGCTGTGGTGGCAATTGGATTGGCCTTGGTGGGCTCATTGATGGGGCTCTCATTGACCACTGTTGGCAGAAGGGCATGGGGAAGAGTTTTCACAAAAGATGAGGAAATTCTAGAGCTGACAATGGCGGTTCTGCCCATAATCGGGCTGTGCGAGCTAGCAAATTGTCCACAAACAACGAGTTGCGGAATTCTGAGGGGAAGTGCAAGGCCGGTGATCGGAGCAGGGATAAACTTCTGTTCATTTTACATGGTGGGGGCGCCGGTGGCAGTCTTGTCGGCGTTTGTTTGGAAGTTTGGGTTTCAGGGTCTTTGCTACGGGCTTCTGGCAGCTCAGATGGCATGTGTGGTCTCAATCTTAATAGTGGTCTTCAACACAGATTGGGAAATGGAGTCAATCAAAGCCGAAGACTTGGTAGGCAAAAACACCAATAACAACTTTGCACATGCAATCCACACAGCCATACGTGAAGAAGGTCCTGAATTTCTCAAAGAATCACCTGTTCAAAAACAAGATACATAA
- the LOC101222198 gene encoding RING-H2 finger protein ATL2, whose translation MADDDDDASLLYPPSYTRYALSGKIMLGAIILLLFVVILMICLHLYVRLFLLSSTPRPSRIRRRRRRQHFVFTAEPRIAAAGVPSRGLPQSILKSLPVFVHSEKTDPDPIYCAVCLSEFEENEIGRSIPKCNHSFHVGCIDMWFYSHATCPLCRSEVKPEPECESGPHDDPGEIAIDVCELGSRSGEEETDHRCPVEMAASVEVVDDESRHVNDMSDDGTSRATVNFVKSLSVKEEIEAVGSER comes from the coding sequence ATGgccgacgacgacgacgatgCCTCCCTCTTATATCCGCCCTCCTACACACGTTACGCTCTCAGCGGCAAAATCATGCTCGGCgcaatcattttattattatttgtcgTCATCCTCATGATTTGTCTTCATCTCTACGTTCGATTGTTCCTACTCTCCTCCACCCCCCGCCCATCTCGTATCCGCCGCCGTCGCCGCCGTCAACACTTTGTTTTCACTGCCGAGCCTCGAATCGCCGCCGCTGGTGTTCCGTCGCGTGGTTTGCCGCAGTCGATTCTCAAGTCCCTACCCGTTTTCGTTCACTCGGAGAAAACCGACCCGGATCCGATTTACTGTGCGGTTTGTTTATCGGAATTTGAAGAGAACGAAATCGGACGGAGTATTCCGAAATGCAACCATAGCTTCCACGTGGGGTGTATTGATATGTGGTTTTATTCCCACGCGACTTGCCCGCTTTGTAGATCTGAGGTGAAACCCGAACCCGAATGTGAGTCCGGCCCGCATGATGACCCGGGGGAGATTGCCATTGATGTCTGTGAACTGGGTTCGAGATCTGGTGAGGAAGAAACGGATCATCGGTGTCCGGTTGAGATGGCGGCGTCGGTGGAGGTGGTGGATGATGAGTCGAGGCATGTGAACGACATGTCGGATGATGGGACGTCGAGGGCAACGGTGAATTTTGTGAAGTCGTTGTCCGTTAAGGAGGAAATAGAAGCAGTCGGTTCAGAAAGATAA
- the LOC101220547 gene encoding protein DETOXIFICATION 55 isoform X2 gives MGKKKQQGVKEGENMLAEEKSQKYPTMPEVLDELKQMADIGFPVLAMGLVGYLKNMISVICMGRLGTLHLAAGSLAIGFTNITGYSVLSGLAMGMEPLCSQAFGSHNSSIAFLTLQRTVLILLFATIPIGFLWLNLEPLMLVLNQNQEITRIAAVYCRFAVPDLILNSLLHPLRIYLRNKGTTWLVMWCNLLAILLHVPIAIFFTFPLDLGIRGIAISNFLANFNTLFFLLLYLIFTTRSRIFSSSSKEANLLMPLKSSTVVSTVTVGEEWGMLIKLAIPSCLGVCLEWWWYEFMTILTGYLYNPRIALATSGIVIQTTSLMYTLPMALSAAVSTRVGHELGAGRPRKARLAAVVAIGLALVGSLMGLSLTTVGRRAWGRVFTKDEEILELTMAVLPIIGLCELANCPQTTSCGILRGSARPVIGAGINFCSFYMVGAPVAVLSAFVWKFGFQGLCYGLLAAQMACVVSILIVVFNTDWEMESIKAEDLVGKNTNNNFAHAIHTAIREEGPEFLKESPVQKQDT, from the exons ATG gggaaaaagaaacagCAAGGGGTAAAGGAAGGGGAAAATATGCTTGCAGAAGAGAAGTCCCAAAAGTACCCGACAATGCCAGAG GTCCTTGACGAGCTGAAGCAAATGGCTGACATTGGCTTCCCTGTTTTGGCAATGGGTTTAGTGGGATATCTCAAAAATATGATCTCTGTTATTTGCATGGGTAGACTTGGAACTCTCCATCTTGCTGCTGGTTCTTTGGCTATTGGTTTCACTAATATCACTGGCTATTCAGTTCTCTCGGGCTTGGCTATGGGCATGGAGCCACTCTGTAGTCAGGCTTTTGGTTCTCATAATTCTTCCATTGCGTTTCTCACTTTGCAAAGAACGGTTCTTATTTTGCTTTTTGCAACTATTCCCATCGGATTTCTTTGGCTAAATTTGGAGCCTCTCATGTTGGTTTTAAATCAGAACCAAGAAATCACTAGAATTGCAGCTGTTTATTGCCGTTTTGCAGTCCCTGATTTGATATTGAATAGCCTTCTACACCCTTTGCGTATTTACCTTAGAAACAAAGGCACCACGTGGCTTGTTATGTGGTGCAATTTGCTGGCTATTCTCCTACATGTTCCTATTGccattttctttacttttcctCTTGATCTCGGAATCAGAGGGATTGCTATCTCCAATTTTTTAGCTAACTTCAATacccttttcttccttttactCTATTTGATATTCACTACTCGTAGTAGAATCTTTTCCTCCTCTTCCAAGGAGGCTAATCTGCTTATGCCGCTGAAAAGCAGCACAGTTGTTAGCACCGTCACAGTCGGGGAAGAATGGGGAATGCTGATCAAGTTGGCTATTCCTAGCTGCCTTGGTGTTTGCTTGGAATGGTGGTGGTATGAGTTCATGACCATTCTCACTGGCTACCTCTATAACCCGCGGATTGCACTCGCGACTTCAGGCATTGTAATCCAAACAACTTCGCTAATGTACACATTACCAATGGCTCTCAGTGCTGCCGTCTCGACCAGAGTCGGTCACGAGCTCGGTGCTGGCCGGCCTAGAAAGGCGCGACTGGCGGCTGTGGTGGCAATTGGATTGGCCTTGGTGGGCTCATTGATGGGGCTCTCATTGACCACTGTTGGCAGAAGGGCATGGGGAAGAGTTTTCACAAAAGATGAGGAAATTCTAGAGCTGACAATGGCGGTTCTGCCCATAATCGGGCTGTGCGAGCTAGCAAATTGTCCACAAACAACGAGTTGCGGAATTCTGAGGGGAAGTGCAAGGCCGGTGATCGGAGCAGGGATAAACTTCTGTTCATTTTACATGGTGGGGGCGCCGGTGGCAGTCTTGTCGGCGTTTGTTTGGAAGTTTGGGTTTCAGGGTCTTTGCTACGGGCTTCTGGCAGCTCAGATGGCATGTGTGGTCTCAATCTTAATAGTGGTCTTCAACACAGATTGGGAAATGGAGTCAATCAAAGCCGAAGACTTGGTAGGCAAAAACACCAATAACAACTTTGCACATGCAATCCACACAGCCATACGTGAAGAAGGTCCTGAATTTCTCAAAGAATCACCTGTTCAAAAACAAGATACATAA
- the LOC101220317 gene encoding uncharacterized protein LOC101220317 — MSTKSPVFPFPEEPQHFSDYGFDPQIDYFQVLEEARKHRRESSRSIDSLHFKLQKPISKDDSKNITKKKKKRWWKNAFLFFKWKWIHIHHQNDAANFLHDDDVHQARARAFRASISGPVYVTESRSGSSTPCRSTTRPSSGPLAGTLTPTRKGDVEIPYLSLRELNMEQQQYRISSSAPMPIYLVT, encoded by the exons ATGTCCACCAAATCCCCTGTTTTCCCCTTCCCTGAAGAACCTCAACATTTCAGCGACTATGGCTTCGACCCTCAAATCGACTATTTCCAG gttctggaagaagcaagaaaacacaGACGAGAATCATCAAGATCCATAGACTCCCTTCATTTCAAGCTCCAAAAACCCATTTCCAAAGACGATTCAAAGAACatcacaaagaagaagaaaaagcgTTGGTGGAAAAACgctttcctcttcttcaaatGGAAATGGATCCACATCCACCACCAAAACGACGCCGCTAATTTTCTTCACGACGACGACGTTCATCAAGCCAGAGCCCGTGCTTTCCGTGCTTCCATTTCCGGTCCGGTTTATGTAACGGAAAGTCGTAGCGGTTCCTCTACTCCTTGCCGCTCCACCACTCGACCCTCCTCCGGTCCACTCGCCGGAACTCTAACGCCCACTAGAAAAGGAGACGTTGAAATCCCTTATCTTAGCCTCCGAGAACTCAACATGGAGCAACAACAATATAGAATTTCCTCCTCCGCTCCCATGCCTATTTACTTAGtcacttaa
- the LOC101220788 gene encoding dynein light chain 1, cytoplasmic: MSNDAKRSIQGTLLVKSVSEDRKPPAVTTTGKKIVIKSADMFGDVQKKAIDVAIAAFEKHSVEKDIAECIKKEFDKRHGPTWHCIVGRNFGSYVTHETNHFVYFYLDQKAVLLFKSG; encoded by the exons ATGAGTAACGATGCTAAGAGAAGCATTCAAGGGACTCTATTGGTGAAATCTGTGTCGGAAGATCGGAAACCACCGGCTGTCACCACTACTGGGAAGAAAATTGTTATCAAGAGTGCCGATATGTTTGGTGATGTGCAGAAAAAGGCTATTGATGTCGCTATAGCT GCATTTGAAAAGCATAGTGTAGAGAAGGATATAGCAGAGTGTATTAAGAAAGAGTTTGATAAGAGACATGGACCGACCTGGCACTGCATTGTTGGCCGTAATTTTG GTTCGTACGTGACACACGAGACAAACCACTTCGTTTACTTCTACTTGGATCAAAAGGCAGTTTTGTTGTTCAAATCTGGTTGA
- the LOC101220547 gene encoding protein DETOXIFICATION 55 isoform X1: MPQGKKKQQGVKEGENMLAEEKSQKYPTMPEVLDELKQMADIGFPVLAMGLVGYLKNMISVICMGRLGTLHLAAGSLAIGFTNITGYSVLSGLAMGMEPLCSQAFGSHNSSIAFLTLQRTVLILLFATIPIGFLWLNLEPLMLVLNQNQEITRIAAVYCRFAVPDLILNSLLHPLRIYLRNKGTTWLVMWCNLLAILLHVPIAIFFTFPLDLGIRGIAISNFLANFNTLFFLLLYLIFTTRSRIFSSSSKEANLLMPLKSSTVVSTVTVGEEWGMLIKLAIPSCLGVCLEWWWYEFMTILTGYLYNPRIALATSGIVIQTTSLMYTLPMALSAAVSTRVGHELGAGRPRKARLAAVVAIGLALVGSLMGLSLTTVGRRAWGRVFTKDEEILELTMAVLPIIGLCELANCPQTTSCGILRGSARPVIGAGINFCSFYMVGAPVAVLSAFVWKFGFQGLCYGLLAAQMACVVSILIVVFNTDWEMESIKAEDLVGKNTNNNFAHAIHTAIREEGPEFLKESPVQKQDT, translated from the exons ATG CCAcaggggaaaaagaaacagCAAGGGGTAAAGGAAGGGGAAAATATGCTTGCAGAAGAGAAGTCCCAAAAGTACCCGACAATGCCAGAG GTCCTTGACGAGCTGAAGCAAATGGCTGACATTGGCTTCCCTGTTTTGGCAATGGGTTTAGTGGGATATCTCAAAAATATGATCTCTGTTATTTGCATGGGTAGACTTGGAACTCTCCATCTTGCTGCTGGTTCTTTGGCTATTGGTTTCACTAATATCACTGGCTATTCAGTTCTCTCGGGCTTGGCTATGGGCATGGAGCCACTCTGTAGTCAGGCTTTTGGTTCTCATAATTCTTCCATTGCGTTTCTCACTTTGCAAAGAACGGTTCTTATTTTGCTTTTTGCAACTATTCCCATCGGATTTCTTTGGCTAAATTTGGAGCCTCTCATGTTGGTTTTAAATCAGAACCAAGAAATCACTAGAATTGCAGCTGTTTATTGCCGTTTTGCAGTCCCTGATTTGATATTGAATAGCCTTCTACACCCTTTGCGTATTTACCTTAGAAACAAAGGCACCACGTGGCTTGTTATGTGGTGCAATTTGCTGGCTATTCTCCTACATGTTCCTATTGccattttctttacttttcctCTTGATCTCGGAATCAGAGGGATTGCTATCTCCAATTTTTTAGCTAACTTCAATacccttttcttccttttactCTATTTGATATTCACTACTCGTAGTAGAATCTTTTCCTCCTCTTCCAAGGAGGCTAATCTGCTTATGCCGCTGAAAAGCAGCACAGTTGTTAGCACCGTCACAGTCGGGGAAGAATGGGGAATGCTGATCAAGTTGGCTATTCCTAGCTGCCTTGGTGTTTGCTTGGAATGGTGGTGGTATGAGTTCATGACCATTCTCACTGGCTACCTCTATAACCCGCGGATTGCACTCGCGACTTCAGGCATTGTAATCCAAACAACTTCGCTAATGTACACATTACCAATGGCTCTCAGTGCTGCCGTCTCGACCAGAGTCGGTCACGAGCTCGGTGCTGGCCGGCCTAGAAAGGCGCGACTGGCGGCTGTGGTGGCAATTGGATTGGCCTTGGTGGGCTCATTGATGGGGCTCTCATTGACCACTGTTGGCAGAAGGGCATGGGGAAGAGTTTTCACAAAAGATGAGGAAATTCTAGAGCTGACAATGGCGGTTCTGCCCATAATCGGGCTGTGCGAGCTAGCAAATTGTCCACAAACAACGAGTTGCGGAATTCTGAGGGGAAGTGCAAGGCCGGTGATCGGAGCAGGGATAAACTTCTGTTCATTTTACATGGTGGGGGCGCCGGTGGCAGTCTTGTCGGCGTTTGTTTGGAAGTTTGGGTTTCAGGGTCTTTGCTACGGGCTTCTGGCAGCTCAGATGGCATGTGTGGTCTCAATCTTAATAGTGGTCTTCAACACAGATTGGGAAATGGAGTCAATCAAAGCCGAAGACTTGGTAGGCAAAAACACCAATAACAACTTTGCACATGCAATCCACACAGCCATACGTGAAGAAGGTCCTGAATTTCTCAAAGAATCACCTGTTCAAAAACAAGATACATAA
- the LOC105435843 gene encoding FCS-Like Zinc finger 15 produces MVGLSVVLESNQGAYSTSILLSNLTLNYSKSSLTKTPSFRLHSCFLCKRTLLPANDIYMYKGDRGFCSEECRRKQIFMDEEESFMKDNNSRKTPSSSSSESSSSSSMAAAAAKGKGKAASRSNK; encoded by the exons ATGGTGGGGTTAAGCGTGGTTTTAGAATCCAACCAAGGAGCCTACTCCACCTCCATCCTTCTCTCAAATCTCACCCTCAACTACTCTAAATCCTCTCTCACCAAAACCCCCTCCTTTCGCCTCCATTCCTGCTTCCTCTGCAAACGCACACTCTTGCCTGCAAATGATATCTACATGTACAA AGGAGATAGGGGATTCTGCAGTGAGGAATGCAGGCGCAAACAGATTTTCATGGATGAAGAAGAGAGTTTCATGAAAGACAATAATTCTCGTAAAACCCCGTCGTCTTCGAGCTctgaatcttcttcttcttcttcaatggcggcggcggcggcgaaGGGGAAGGGGAAGGCGGCTTCTAGGAGTAATAAATAA